A stretch of DNA from Cellulomonas fengjieae:
TCCCTGCGTCGCGGCAGGCTCGGGCGATGCGGACGGCGATCTCACCGCGGTTGGCGATGAGGACCTTGGAGATGGCGGGCACGGCTCACCGTAACGCCCAGGGCGATCCGGACCCGTGCGCGCGCGGCGTACCCGGCCAAGATTGTCGATCCGGCCAGCGCCCCGGCGCGACCGTTGTAGGGATCCACAGCGCGGTGGTGCCCGAGGGCGCGCCAGGGTCCGTGCCGTTGTCCGGTCGCCACAACGAACGAGCCCGGCCCCCCTGCGGGGACCGGGCTCGTCGTGCGGTGCGGTGTCGTCAGACTGCGGCCAGCGCGTTGTCGTCGGCGGCCTTCGCGGCAGCGGCGGACGGGGCGAGGTGGCGCAGGGCGAAGCCGATGAGGCCGAACAGGACGCCGACACCCATGACCAGGGCGGCGACACCGAACGCGACGACCGAGGTGAACAGCGAGGCGCGCAGGAACGAGGCGTTCATCGCGGTGCCGCGCAGCGGGTCCTCCTTGTCGAGCTCGGCGTAGGTCTTGTTGCCGGTCGCGTCGAGGGCGTGGTGGTTGATGATGTCCGCCTCGGCGAACGCCTCCCACGGGGTGTCGACCTTGGCTCCGCCGAACGCGGCGGCGTCGTCGGAGACCGTGATGTTCTCGGCGGAGAGGTTCGACGAGACGAGGCCCCAGGTGACACCTCCCGCAACGAGGAGGAAGGCGCCGGCGATGATCGAGATCAGCCCGGCGATGCGGACGAAGCGGGGGTTCGTGGTGGTCGACATGATGTATGAGTCCTTGGCGCCCTGGAACGGTCCCGGCCTACCCGGACCCGGTGAGCCTCTCGGGCTGGCTCACAGGAAAGATAGTTCCCTGGAAGCTGGACGCTCGTCTGGGACCAAAGTCAGGCGTGTCGCCACAGGCTGGGGATGGGCACTCCCACCTCGCCCAACAGCTCGCGCAGGAGCGGCAGGCTCAGGCCCACGACGCCGTGGTGGTCACCCTCGATCCGCTCGACGAAGGGGCCGCCCAGGCCGTCGATCGTGAACGCGCCGGCCACCGCGAGCGGCTCACCCGTCGCGACGTAGGCGTCGATCTCGTCGTCGGAGAGGTCGGCGAACCGGACCGTCGTCGACGAGGTCGCTCCGAGCATCGCGGGGACGTCGCGCTCGTCCATGAGCCAGTGCCCGGTGTGCAGGACGCCGGTCCGCCCGCGCATCGTCCGCCACCGGGCGGTCGCCTCGGCGGCGTCGGCCGGCTTGCCGTAGATCTCGCCGTCCAGCTCGAGCATGGAGTCGCAGCCCAGCAGCAGGAGGTCGTCCGCGTCGTCGAGGTCCTCCGGCAGGTTCCGGGCCACGTCCTCGACCTTGGCCTGGGCGAGCAGGAGCACGGCGTCCGCGGGGTCCAGCGTGCCGAAGCGCTCCTGCGCCGCCCGCAGCACTGCCTCCTCGTCCACGGCGGACACCGCGACGAGGGGATCGATCCCCGCGGCGAGGAGCGTGGCGCGGCGGGCGGGGGAGGCGGAGGCGAGCAGGAGGCGGGTCACGGGTCGCGAGCCTAGTTCG
This window harbors:
- a CDS encoding Maf family protein, with amino-acid sequence MTRLLLASASPARRATLLAAGIDPLVAVSAVDEEAVLRAAQERFGTLDPADAVLLLAQAKVEDVARNLPEDLDDADDLLLLGCDSMLELDGEIYGKPADAAEATARWRTMRGRTGVLHTGHWLMDERDVPAMLGATSSTTVRFADLSDDEIDAYVATGEPLAVAGAFTIDGLGGPFVERIEGDHHGVVGLSLPLLRELLGEVGVPIPSLWRHA
- a CDS encoding aromatic ring-opening dioxygenase LigA; protein product: MSTTTNPRFVRIAGLISIIAGAFLLVAGGVTWGLVSSNLSAENITVSDDAAAFGGAKVDTPWEAFAEADIINHHALDATGNKTYAELDKEDPLRGTAMNASFLRASLFTSVVAFGVAALVMGVGVLFGLIGFALRHLAPSAAAAKAADDNALAAV